In the genome of Mytilus trossulus isolate FHL-02 unplaced genomic scaffold, PNRI_Mtr1.1.1.hap1 h1tg000244l__unscaffolded, whole genome shotgun sequence, one region contains:
- the LOC134701401 gene encoding transmembrane emp24 domain-containing protein 7-like → MKMLVVFMFILGFNSNFAQGYYSGGVALTFELEDKEKSCFTETFPGGKRYVFSYQVIKGGNQDVDAWVVSPNGKILYKEQRKEGDEFTFDPSKGDFQFCFGNQFSTISHKTIFFDISPEDPDSLAVEAGDKTPRVQTLTENACDEIHFAMRGVVEHQRDYRLKEAIGRHVAEGLNNRVFWWSIVQAFILLAIGFGQVFILKTFFTEKLPAQNKPVETST, encoded by the coding sequence ATGAAGATGTTGGTAGTATTTATGTTCATCCTAGGATTTAATTCTAATTTTGCACAAGGCTACTACAGTGGTGGTGTCGCTCTGACTTTCGAACTAGAGGATAAAGAGAAAAGCTGTTTTACTGAAACTTTTCCAGGAGGGAAGCGTTATGTGTTCTCATACCAAGTTATAAAGGGAGGCAACCAGGATGTTGACGCATGGGTCGTTTCACCAAACGGGAAAATTCTCTATAAAGAACAACGAAAAGAAGGAGATGAATTCACATTTGACCCATCAAAAGGAGATTTCCAATTTTGTTTCGGTAATCAGTTTTCTACAATAAGTCACAAAACAATCTTTTTCGATATAAGTCCAGAGGATCCGGATTCCTTAGCCGTTGAAGCAGGCGATAAAACGCCGAGAGTTCAGACTCTTACGGAAAATGCGTGTGATGAAATACATTTTGCCATGCGAGGAGTCGTAGAACACCAGAGAGATTATAGACTCAAAGAAGCAATCGGTCGGCATGTAGCCGAGGGACTTAACAACCGAGTATTTTGGTGGTCTATAGTACAAGCGTTCATCTTATTAGCAATAGGATTTGGACAGGTCTTTatacttaaaacatttttcactgaaaaATTACCAGCACAAAATAAACCCGTAGAAACATCAACTTAG
- the LOC134701445 gene encoding transmembrane emp24 domain-containing protein 7-like, which translates to MKTLIVLCFILGFNVKTSQTFYSGGVALTFELGDQEKSCFIETFPGGKSYVFSYQVIRGGNNDVDAWVVSPNGKILYKEQRKEHDEFRFDPSKGDFQFCFGNEFSTITHKVVYFTISPEEIDSLAVEAGDKKPTAQTMLQDACDEIHSAMTDVFENQVDFRLKESMGRYVAEELNNRIMWWSIGQALTVMIIGFGQVFILKTFFTDKLPSHSKLQET; encoded by the coding sequence ATGAAGACGTTGATTGTGCTTTGCTTTATTTTGGGATTCAATGTTAAAACTTCACAAACATTTTATAGCGGTGGTGTCGCTCTAACTTTCGAACTTGGGGATCAGGAGAAAAGTTGTTTTATCGAAACTTTTCCAGGAGGGAAGAGTtatgtattttcataccaaGTCATAAGGGGAGGTAACAACGATGTTGATGCGTGGGTCGTTTCGCCGAACGGTAAGATTCTCTACAAGGAACAACGAAAAGAACATGACGAATTCAGATTTGATCCATCAAAAGGAGATTTCCAATTTTGTTTCGGGAACGAGTTTTCGACAATTACTCATAAAGTCGTCTATTTTACCATAAGTCCAGAAGAGATTGATTCTTTAGCTGTTGAAGCAGGCGATAAAAAGCCGACTGCGCAGACTATGTTACAAGACGCATGTGATGAAATTCATTCAGCTATGACGGATGTATTTGAAAACCAAGTGGACTTCCGGCTGAAGGAGTCCATGGGCCGCTATGTAGCTGAGGAACTGAACAATCGCATAATGTGGTGGTCAATAGGACAAGCTTTGACCGTTATGATTATAGGGTTTGGACAGGTCTTTatacttaaaacatttttcactgaCAAGCTACCATCACACAGTAAGCTTCAAGAAACGTAA